The following are encoded together in the Pectinophora gossypiella chromosome 14, ilPecGoss1.1, whole genome shotgun sequence genome:
- the LOC126372371 gene encoding opsin-2-like, with the protein MDNDTQTYSSYGAYFAPLRSNGPGEELLGAGLTGDDLAAIPEHWLSYPAPPVSAHTALALLYTFFTAAALIGNGLVILIFSTTKSLRTSSNLLILNLAILDFIMMLKAPIFIYNSAMRGFAVGNMGCQIFALMGAYSGIGAGMTNACIAYDRHSTITRPLDGRLSKGKVLLMIAFTWIYSTPWALMPLLKIWGRFVPEGYLTSCTFDYLTNTFDTKLFVACIFVCSYVFPMTMIIYFYSGIVKQVFAHEAALREQAKKMNVESLRANQTAGSQTAEIRIAKAALTVCFLFVAAWTPYGVMALIGAFGDQQLLTPGVTMIPAVACKTVACIDPWVYAISHPKYRQELQRRMPWLQIDEPDDAASTATTNTVQVPPASA; encoded by the exons ATGGACAACGACACTCAAACATACTCGTCATATGGCGCCTACTTCGCTCCACTCAG ATCCAATGGCCCTGGCGAGGAGTTGCTAGGCGCAGGGCTTACTGGCGACGACTTGGCAGCCATCCCGGAACACTGGCTGTCGTACCCGGCGCCGCCTGTCAGCGCCCACACGGCCCTCGCGCTGCTCTACACCTTCTTTACTGCAGCCGCGCTCATCGGAAATGGACTCGTCATACTCATCTTCTCCAC AACAAAATCTCTTCGTACTTCAAGCAACCTCCTTATCCTCAACTTAGCGATATTGGATTTCATCATGATGTTGAAAGCTCCGATCTTCATCTACAACAGTGCGATGCGAGGGTTCGCCGTCGGGAACATGGGCTGTCAGATATTCGCTCTCATGGGCGCCTACAGTGGTATTGGGGCTGGCATGACTAATGCTTGCATCGCATATGACAG GCATTCTACCATCACTCGACCGCTGGACGGGCGCCTGTCTAAAGGCAAAGTACTGCTGATGATCGCCTTCACCTGGATATACTCCACGCCGTGGGCTCTGATGCCCTTGCTCAAGATTTGGGGCAGATTTGTCCCAG AGGGCTATCTTACGTCTTGCACGTTCGACTACTTGACCAACACGTTTGACACCAAACTGTTCGTCGCCTGCATCTTTGTTTGCAGCTACGTGTTCCCGATGACAATGATCATTTACTTCTACAGCGGCATCGTCAAACAAGTGTTTGCTCATGAAGCAGCACTAAG AGAACAAGCCAAGAAAATGAACGTCGAGTCTTTGAGAGCCAACCAGACCGCAGGATCCCAGACGGCGGAGATACGGATAGCCAAAGCAGCGTTAACCGTGTGCTTCCTCTTCGTCGCAGCCTGGACGCCGTATGGTGTCATGGCTCTCATCGGAGCCTTCGGTGACCAACAACTGCTCACACCCGGG GTGACGATGATTCCCGCGGTAGCGTGTAAGACTGTTGCATGTATAGACCCGTGGGTTTACGCCATCAGCCATCCTAAATACAG ACAAGAACTCCAACGGCGGATGCCTTGGCTTCAGATCGACGAACCTGACGACGCGGCGTCGACAGCTACCACCAACACCGTCCAAGTCCCGCCCGCCTCTGCCTGA
- the LOC126372379 gene encoding uncharacterized protein C16orf52 homolog A, protein MDKLTVISGTLFMAADVFAIVSLAMPDWIITDIGGDTRLGLMWSCITLYNRPQVCFTPDLQPEWLLALICIFIGCICITTTVILLASSHFDRNVIPYARWVGFAAMVVFCLAAVIFPMGFHVDEIGGQPYQLPNSHQVGISYILFVLSLWITVISELFAGKVCLPHF, encoded by the exons ATGGATAAACTAACAGTGATATCTGGTACACTTTTCATGGCTGCCGATGTCTTTGCAATAGTTAGCCTTGCAATGCCAGACTGGATAATTACCGACATAGGGG gtGACACTAGGCTTGGCTTAATGTGGTCGTGCATTACTCTGTATAACAGACCACAGGTTTGTTTTACGCCAGACCTGCAACCTGAATGGTTATTAGCTTTGATTTGTATCTTCATAGGCTGCATTTGCATCACAACTACTGTTATATTACTCGCATCCAGTCATTTTGACAGAAATGTAATCCCATACGCTCGATGGGTTGGATTTGCTGCAA tggTAGTATTCTGCTTAGCAGCTGTCATATTCCCTATGGGATTCCATGTTGATGAGATCGGTGGGCAACCATACCAGCTCCCTAACAGTCACCAAGTGGGCATATCATACatattatttgtactctctcTATGGATAACAGTTATTTCAGAATTGTTTGCAGGGAAGGTCTGTCTACCGCACTTCTGA